The region AAGAATGTCCCAAACGAGACAAGAAGGATCCTCTGATTATGGAAATTATCAAGAAATCCAACATACTGAGTAGTGTCCGGAAATCACAATAACAATGACCTAAAGTTTTTACCTAAATTAAATAGTACtatgtataaaaatacaaatattcaaaAGGATCATCATTCTTGGTGGGCATCCTGGTTTTTAAGTagcaagagaaaaaaattgttttggtccatagaaaaaaaataacaaggagTAAATACTTTTTCCATTTTTAAGCTccacccctctctccctctctctctcatcccaTCTCTATATTTGAATGTCTTGTGATTCAGATGCCATCTGCAAGGGTCACACAGCTGGACATTAACCATTGCTATCTTCATGAGACGAACCCAAACCtttttctccctctcccctGCCGTTTCCTCCTCGTCTTCTTATGTTTTTGCGCAGGCGCCATCTGCGACAAGTTTCAGGTGACTGTCACCAAAATCACAGGCGGACTTCCTCAGCTGGCACAAGTTTACGTAAGTGATCCCATCGGATCCACATACAGCTTGGTCACGTGATATGAAGGATGGGCATGGGGAGCAGATTGGACCAAGAATACCTcctatgaacaaaaaaaaagatagcaacaacaagaacaaaaaaatatatataaaaaaacctGAATAAAGTAACAAGTTACATTCCCCGGTTATATTCAATGTTACTTGTATAAACCGATGTATGATATGAGCTAATCATCACGAGGGAGCATGGAAGCATTACTGTCTAGTGTCTCAATTAATTTACTCCTTTAAGAAAATATCTTTCAATCAAGCATTTTGTCGACTGTTCACTAATGTGACAGccgaaaagtatttttttattgcaaaaataagttCTACTTTTAAATTATTTGTAAAAGTTGGTTGTTTGCAACTGCAAGCAACTGCTAGGAAGATGCTATAGTTATAAAAATTGCATATGCCCTAGTCGCATAAATCATGGAACATATTGAAGATTCTTGTGAAGATTATTAATTTCCAATTCACACTctaaatgaatatatacaagatacctttccattgatttcAAAATTCTACAAAATTGCTATTTCCAACTTACCTGGTCTGTCTTCAAGAGTAGTAGCTTCGTGTAGAGGTTCACATCCAAGATCACCAGCAGCAAGATCACATGCTCCTCCTCccccatcaccaccatcgtcatcatcatcgtcatcatcgtcatcaccaccatctccGTCGTCATCCCCACCCTCATCGTCACCGCCATcttcgtcatcaccaccatctccaccttcatcttcatcaccatctccatcatcaccgtcatccgATGGCGCAGGCACAGGAACAGGAATGTATATGATTTCGACGTCGCCACCGTCACCACCGACATCGCCGCCACCACCACCGCCTCCTCCGCCACCATCCCCACCACCGTCACCACCCCCTCCGCCACCATCCCCACCACCGTCACCTCCACCGCCGCCTCCACCATCTCCAccgtcaccatcaccaccatctccaTCGCCACCATCCCCTCCATCTTCTTCACTGCTGGATGAAGACGATCCCGAACCTCCACCGTCACCATCGCCATCGCCGCAGTCTCCACCATCACCGCCATCAccacaatcaccaccatcaccgccGTCACAACCACCGTCGCATCCACCGTCTCCGCCATCACCCCCGTCTCCACAATCGCCGCCACCGTCGCAGCCACCATCCGTTCCACAGCTACCCCCGTCGCATCCTCCATCATTTCCACCATCACCGCCACCACAATTATCGCCACCACAATCGCCgccatcaccgccaccatcgcAACCACCATCGCATCCGCCGTCGCCCCCGTCTCCATCACAACCGGCATCGCAACCGTCTCCGCCATCCCCTCCGCCATCACAACCACAATCTCCACCGCAGTCTCCTCCTCCGTCACCACCGCAGTCTCCACCGCAGTCTCCTCCTCCGTCACCACCGCAGTCTCCTCCACAGTCTCCTCCTCCTCCGTCTCCCCCGCAGtctccatcaccaccatcaccaccatcaccgccATCACCGCCATCCTCTTCgctactgctgctgcttcttCTGTATCTCAGATGAGCTATATAGAGCAAAGTAAAacttacatttaaaaaatgccGTTGATGCTGCTACCACttaaagaaaatttcaattCATATGATGATAAACAAAATGTCAATGTGGGCAGCAGCTATTTTTGGCTGGTTATGGGCGCGTATGCAGttaccttacgattggtctgcgacccgagtttcagaataaaatgtagcagaatttgatgttaatattgagactcggaatatcttactgtgtaatgttctaaatcattgcACGAATATCTATGTGCAAATccgtgactatgctatcatccttcttataataaaagcgaatttaatatctagttgtaatgacgtcatagcagtcgtacgattggctacgatttgagaTTGGtatttactccaaaataaaggcttgcaaattttcaaaatggttatattagtattctttcaatcaattttaacctcaaataaaatgatatgttccattcaaattttcagaaaattagcaaaatgcgatttgttccgaAATCAGATCGCGaacaatcgtaaggtgtgcagtggcctttaTCATAAATCATTTCGAATGATTTCGCACTCATTGTATTAAACATCATAATATAGGTCTCCCAACTCCCAAACATTTTCACCTGATTAGAAAAGATGTCAACACAAGGAACGAATATAATATAAGCATTACTTTTCCTTCCAATTAGATGGTAGGCAAACACAATCCCATAGCATTGACGATACTCTTTTCTATTCGGGTTATATTATTTTAAGATTTTAGGGGCAATGTTGGAGATCTTTATACAAAGGTGATATGAGGCGCGTttaacattattatcataaggAATATGGATTATTCTATATGCAAAAGGAAAAATCTCATCAAATACAATCTGGGAAAAAACAATCCCCATTGTTATATACAATGCAGCAATAATATAAAATGTCTTAAAATAACACTATACATTCATAACGCAACAACCACGTTAccaagtaggcctatagcaaATCACTTTCCCCTAAAAATATCAGTCTCCCTATACTAATACAATTATAAGCAACTCATATAATATACATTTCTATTAAGTCCAGTGTTATAAATTGTCTACCAAAATATTCTGtttgtaaatttctttataaatgttaattttcatttataacaTTTAATGTGATCATGCATTTGTGTAATGGTTTTGCGTTatattttccgtttgaaataaaaatcgaaTTGGAAtctgaaaaaatacaataatttaacATTTTAGTGTTCTCAAAAAGTGTATTTCAGAACTTGCTATTCATAACACACATTTATAACGACCACAAGTATATGGTTGGTCAGTTCGCTCTCGCTTTGAATAAAGTCCGATTTTAGAATACGGACAATATAGAAAATGTAAGAGTAATGTATTTACCTGGTGTGGATGATGTCATTAAAGACAGGAGCAAGATGGTGGCTAGAAATAGCCAAAGTCGCCCCATCGTTACGGCTAAGTGTCAACAtcggaaatgaaagaaaatgaaaaaaaaaattcagatcaATCAACGGTAATAACTTGACatcaaattagaaacaaaattaagttaaCTGTTAAACCGGTTGATTGATTGTTTAATATAATTTTCCAAGTCACTAAAACATAACAATCAttgattttatgaataaaaaataatagttCAAAGGCTTATTTCTATCATCAAGGGGCCATTGCTTGAGTGAGGAAGGGGGCCATCTAATCCctattatgacatttcaaatcgtgaaaaaagaaaaaaagaggaataatAAGGAAGAAACGGGATGGAGGATACATAATAAAGAGAAAGGGATATAGGTCATGAAACTACACTCTTAatatgttgggcaacatactgttcacacaattggtttaaaaaaaaattatccaactctgggtgtAATGGGTGTAGTATTCACCCAAATCACACATTagtggtttaaaactacccagatttgaaaaaaaaagttttaaacaattatgtggacagtatgtttccctacattttttagagtgtatattaGCACTACCTTTCAATTGAGAGGCTTGTTTCATCACATCGAGTTATCGCGTCCGGTCGGGCAATCGCGTAACTCGACCATTCGAGAAAAGGTCCCCCTAAATTGCCAAAAGGTCAGGTCCATGCAGTTTACCCGATGCTTTGTGaaaattatcaatgaaaatatacGAATGTTCGGGTCCATTTTACCcgatttttgtgaaaattataagCTATATTTGCAATGGGtcaagcaggggcggatccaggatttttcgaaagaggggggggggggtcattttccccgaggaaaaatttgagaagcaaaaaaaaaaggtcttcactttcaaaagggggggggggcacacttctgtttaaACGGCatattacattacaaattttaattgtgtctCTCTAAAGGGGAGGGGCACGGGGCAGATGTGCcttccccctggatccgccagtggggGTCAGGTAAACTTGACCCGACCTTTCGGCAATTTAGGGGCCCATTTTCTCGAAGGATGGGGTTACGCGATTGCCTGACCGGACGGCACAAGCCAACTGAGATAACTTTAACCTTAGATTGACTTTCCCTTATATAAAAAGATATCCTGGTACCGCCTTTGGTTAATACCCAAGGTAATACCATACAATCAGTGGGCAAAATCGTAATAAAAAATTTTCGTTTATAAAACGATGTCGAATTCATCAAACGGTAAATTCGAATTTTAcaagttttattttaaaaatcatctgAGATATGGTGAATGGTAAAACGCAGTCTTgatcttttttattgaaaaaggaaaataaaactgTGACATCAATTCGAACATGCTGAATTTTTATATGAATACAATTATTGGCTAAAATTATGTAAATTGCCGAATAtctccattcattcattcatcaatagattaatccatccattcattcatttttgttaaagtAGATAAAGATAATCTAGTGAAAGTGTCACATACCAGATACAATGAAATGTACATccattatttacacatttttgtaCAAGAGACTTACATTAAACTTTGTAGACTATAACTTAGGCATCTAGCTTTTAAGATTAACTCCTTGAATATCTGTTTacatatgtaaaaaaatgattcaGTCAGGatcatgagaaaataaaaatataactaatagaataaaacaaatgacTACTAGATTAGTTAAAGAAAAACTTTGTTCTACTTACTTGTTTTTCTTTCTAACCAGTCGGGCAATGTTTCATCGGTCCAAATGCTCATCAATTATATGACAGACCTGTATAGCATACCCATATTTATATAATGAACCTAATGTTGATGACCACGAGATTCTGAGAGATAATTGCAAAAAAGGGATGACCTAAAACATGACAGGACAATCATTTTTCTGGGTTGAGA is a window of Lytechinus variegatus isolate NC3 chromosome 2, Lvar_3.0, whole genome shotgun sequence DNA encoding:
- the LOC121406929 gene encoding loricrin-like, which gives rise to MGRLWLFLATILLLSLMTSSTPAHLRYRRSSSSSEEDGGDGGDGGDGGDGDCGGDGGGGDCGGDCGGDGGGDCGGDCGGDGGGDCGGDCGCDGGGDGGDGCDAGCDGDGGDGGCDGGCDGGGDGGDCGGDNCGGGDGGNDGGCDGGSCGTDGGCDGGGDCGDGGDGGDGGCDGGCDGGDGGDCGDGGDGGDCGDGDGDGGGSGSSSSSSEEDGGDGGDGDGGDGDGGDGGGGGGGDGGGDGGGGGGDGGGDGGGGGGGGGGDVGGDGGDVEIIYIPVPVPAPSDDGDDGDGGILGPICSPCPSFISRDQAVCGSDGITYVNLCQLRKSACDFGDSHLKLVADGACAKT